ATCTGTTCCGAATCCCAAAGGCCGTCGTTAAGCATTGccgcataattaaaaaaaaaaaaaaggaaggaaaaaaaagggcaCTTGCATTTTTATTACAGTCATCGTTTCACTCTCATCGACGGCATCGAGTGcgacaaattaaaaagaaaatgaatggcAACTGCGAATTAAGTGCACAAGCCATAAAGTCATCTTCAACTTTAAGCGCACGGACTTTACTAATGGGGTCGCCACTTGAATATTcttaggggtgggcacggttcggttcggttcaaaattaagtagaaccgatttaaatcggttattttataaaaagaaccgaATAAGAACCGAATTCAAAaagaaccgaactcaaacGGTTCTTTTCGGAtcagttcggttcggttcggttttttcggTTTTGGGCCTATTGGgcctatttttaatttttaattttttagcccattgggcctcatgaatgtaataatttttttcaacaattaatttatcctaattttattacaaatattaacaataaatacaaagtattcaaaacacattttatcactaatatcttactaactattaataagatactcccaaaatatgaaatattaaaatttcaaaatacataaccaaactccaatactccatctatataaacataatcataatgttataaagagaaataacacatgtttgatttgaataaaatcatgtttgatttgaataaaattattaacacatgtttgatttgaataaaatcaaaaaataattcggTTTTTCGGTTCAGTTTTTCGGTTCAGCTAAGTGAACCGAATACCGAACCGACATTTCGGTTTTTTTTACAAACGGTATATtcggttttttaaaaaaataaaaaccgaaccgaattagaaaaaatcgttggttcggttcggtttttttaacactacggtttttttgcccacccctaaatATTCTCATTCTAATCACTCGACCACATGATTTTCATTTGCTTACGTACTTATATTACACCTATGAATGTACGATCTGTTTGAAATATTatacttttaatatttgacaCTATCTCCGACGGTACGGACTCTATATTTTTTGTCATATAATTTGCATAAATActgttttaatccatatatTTTTGGAGCTTATTATTTTACACGATGATGTATGAAATATGACTCTTCCACATccgtttaataaaaattcaatggtTGTGTGaatataaagtaataaaattatattatttctttaactgttagatttttattaaatggtTACGAAACTGTCATGTTTCTTACATCATCATGTAAGATAATTAGAgccatatttttattttattgcttgtttagttataatattttaaaaaatatttcaaaatgtCCCTGcaattaaatatgttacatttttatcattttttctacttttacaataaaacccttctaataatattcttgacattaattaatttatctataaaaaaattaatcggaaaatgaacaaataattatttattaacaaattaactaataaatatcaCTATGAAAGAACTAGTATTTTTTCTACTTGTGCAATAATCttacttataattatttataaattaattaatattggcCAActtaaagtaatatttaaaCTCCTTACAataatcttactaataattattttataaaaaaaattattttaccaagttaatattgaaataaaataataatatataaactttatataaatttttatgttacttttaagttaatttaatattttttttttcttttcatttatatcCCAAGAATATtgttacaaaagaaaaagaaaaaataaaagtgcaTTATAGTTAGTAGTAAGAGATATTttaagggttttttttttcaatttaagaatcaaatgaatatttaaatcaaaatataaagaataaataaacatttaccctataatttttatagaaGGAAAATACAAACGTTGGGAGGGATATGCAATGAATATTTTAAGACGAATCACCAAACAAGTTGTACACACCATTACCGTCCTGCCATGTCCATGTGTACATTTATCATGGAAATCTCCCAAACAAATTGGCCGCCACATTGACTCATCTACagttattatataaatcaCTGGCCGGTTTAAATTACCCCCAGTGCACATCAAATTTTCATCACAGCCAACGAGCTTTATGACGTGCTTGTGTACACAACTAAATATACTGTCTTGTGTCTTAGACATACAAAAGTTGACACATTATTTTAACTACTAGTAAACTATTACATGAATTTTGCTGACTGTACTTGCACACCCACACCTCAAAAGCAAGGGGTAATTTATTCCCACACAGATTCGCAGATTCTAACTACGGGTAAAAACATCCAAGCTCACAACCTTGGAGAAGAATAGAGCATTCAAGGTAGATGGAGATGATAAGTCCTCATTCAAGCTAAAAGGGTCGGCTGTCAGGATCACTCAATCCTGCAATAAGGGCTATAAACACCCACAGCATTAGGATGCCTATAACTGCAACTCTCAAAACCTGATCGCAGTTACCGTTCATGTTGATGTCAGTCTGATGTGACGGATACGATGAAGGCAAATCCTCATCATCGCTAACATCTGAATAAGGCTGCATAACATTGGTCTCTTTTGCAAGTGGTGGTAGAGCATCATGATTGCTAATCTTCAAACATCTCATGCAAGTGCAATTTCCACCAAGATATGAAGGGAGAGTTTGAAGGCACTCGGAGAGAACCTTGCGGAACATTTCTCCTTCAATTTTGACCTTCTTCCGAGTGGTAGGTTTTAAAATCTGAAGAACCATAGATACTGGTAAATATGAGAGAGGGAGGGAGAACATTTAACTAGAGCCTTAAGTCCGAAATGTaatgaaaatatcaaatcCTAATCAGATAATAAGCTTACTTGAATAAAAGTCTGAGTAATAACTCGAAGCACCGGAGGAAGACGTATAACCAACAAGCAGCCAAGGTGGTTAGGAAAATGATCTTGAAGTATAGATGAACAAGACCTCAATACTTGCATTGGAATCCTAAAGGGAGTTAACCCTTCACAATCAACCAAGACCGTAATTCGAGTATTTGCAGCATCAACCAGATGCAGAGCTCCATGCTCTACCTGAGAAACTGCAGTTGTAATTTGTATAAAACATTGTTTGATGTTACAACATCAAatggaaaagtgaaaattaaGGCTGAATATAATAACAGAAAAGAGAGATGTTTGAGACTAAATAGTTCACATGCAGATTGAAAACTTGTCTACACACATCGGCAATGATTGCCTTAATTTGAGTTCCTCATCTAGCAGCAGAGAACAGCATAATAGTTAATTTAAGTTGTTCATCACACTaggtttaaataaaataataataataacttgttCATCAATCACACTATCATATTGATGATgcctttaatatttttttctttcattaaacATAGTTAGCTGAATTATGTAGTACTATCTATCTCTGAGAAAATCCAAATCCGCATAATGCATGCATAAGGGGAAAATTTGCAAAAGATCCAAAATTATCAAAGAAGAAACATACTGATAGCCTGAGCAAAACGAGGTCTGTCACGAGATGGCAAAACACAGCAACCTAGCCCAAGCCGAACTATTAGGCATGGTCGGTGCTGCATGTCAACTCCATGCCAGAAGACTACATCTGACCACTCCTCAAGTTCTTCTTCTGAAAGAATACGGTAGGTCTCTCTCCAGCGTATTGTCTTTTTTATTGATGCTACCAAGCTTGAAATGTCGCCATTTGAGGCACTATAAAATCTATGGAGCATATCTTCATTTATTCTGCATAAACACTACTACGTCATGCTCTCTGCAAATAGAGAAGCTAAGAAATTTGAAGATACATTTATTGTCTATTAAAACAGTAAAACGGTAGTGCTGGATTATGTCTTGAACATGAACTATGACAAAATGACAGCTGAAAACTGAATCTtcttatgtttataattttcaggGAAAACTAAAGAGTCAATGGAATAACAATACATTATCGTTTAATAGAATTCTGTACACACACACGTAGCAAAGGTTCAAATTGGAAAGCAGAAGAGAGTCAAGTTGGTGATGACTCAGTAATTCTAGCAACAAAAATTCCACGCATGACTAAGTGGAAAAAATAAGATGTTGCAACAGGGGGGTGTTAgatgattttaataagatcTTAAAGAATGTGTATTTCATGATACATGCAAATCAACAACTGACCTTTCTGTTAAACTAATCCCCTGACTTTCCAGTTCATTACGGAGTTGTATCAACCAATTTTCAGATGTGAGACTCGGAGAAACCTCATCAGAAACCCTGCATGTCACATGAAAGCAATAAATAGCTACTAAAAGCAATCAGAGTAggatataacttaaaattcaaTCGAGTAggaaataacttaaaattcctCATCAAAGTAGTAACAAGACTATCACCGAGGAGAATCGCAGCCCCGCACATTCTTACAGTGCTGCTACTCACAAATATGTGCCACATACCATCTTCCAGAAATCTAATTATACCCTCTTCCAGCAATCTAATTCTTGTTAATAACTTTACAACATCCCTTTGCCTTCCAAATCAAGACCAATTGGTTAAGAGAGTGTATCTATTCTAAAACTCCATCAAGCTTAATTCTAATTATGCAGTTCCAGTTAATCAAGTCAGCATTGTCAATGTACACAAGACTTGAGTTAAAAATTGATGTCAAATAATTGTACTCAATCAAAAATTAAGGTGTCATTTTCTACACAACTACATAATAAGTCAAATgccaatataaaaaaatatcaataatatacTCCTAGTTGTAGCAACCTTGCATCCAGCTGAGAATTCACAAGTGATGGCTCCGAATTTATCTCAGAATGTTCATGAGAATCACTATTACCATCCGAATCATCACTGCACACCGATTGTTCCGAAAACGCTTCAGCAACTGAAAGGAGCAATAAAGGCCTTGACAACATCTGTAACCATGAAATATGGCAAGCATTACATGTTATATGGGACAAAAGGGTAAGATAACAGGGCTTGCTGCTTGATATTTAACCATAGTGCCAGAGATACAAGGCCAAGCGCATACATATACAAAGGTGTTATGTAAATGCAACTGACAAAAGCAAGAACTAGTAGGGCTGAGAATCAGTTTATAATCAGGTGTCAAGGCAAAAATTTAGCATGCAACTGCATCTTATAACCATGTTCTCATCAGGTGAATTATAAGCATGTTGAGAAATTACAAAGGACacaaaacaataaagatattGGAACTAAATTTCAGCAGTCTACAGAGCAGCAGGTGATGTCATATATATTTGCAATGAAGAATTGGAATTGAACATTCAGAAATTTGTGAGTACCAACCTGCATTCCTCTAATCAAACCCTTGAAAGGAGCCCATCTGTTGATGAACTTAAAAGGCGGATAGCAAACAACTTGCAAAGCCTGAATGCCACGCCATATACACGGACACTTAACCTTTGAAACCCTTCGCACAGTTTCTAATGCAGCAACTTTGAGTAAAAATAGTGCCACATCACCAGCTGCACCGCCACCAACAATCTTACCACGGCTTAGTAAAGCTGCCTGCC
This window of the Citrus sinensis cultivar Valencia sweet orange chromosome 8, DVS_A1.0, whole genome shotgun sequence genome carries:
- the LOC102606696 gene encoding uncharacterized protein LOC102606696 isoform X2, with the translated sequence MGDPSLVPGSSRNAESAIVVAEKKGSKKAFPQGNHRQAALLSRGKIVGGGAAGDVALFLLKVAALETVRRVSKVKCPCIWRGIQALQVVCYPPFKFINRWAPFKGLIRGMQMLSRPLLLLSVAEAFSEQSVCSDDSDGNSDSHEHSEINSEPSLVNSQLDARVSDEVSPSLTSENWLIQLRNELESQGISLTERINEDMLHRFYSASNGDISSLVASIKKTIRWRETYRILSEEELEEWSDVVFWHGVDMQHRPCLIVRLGLGCCVLPSRDRPRFAQAIISQVEHGALHLVDAANTRITVLVDCEGLTPFRIPMQVLRSCSSILQDHFPNHLGCLLVIRLPPVLRVITQTFIQYLWFFRF
- the LOC102606696 gene encoding uncharacterized protein LOC102606696 isoform X1 gives rise to the protein MGDPSLVPGSSRNAESAIVVAEKKGSKKAFPQGNHRQAALLSRGKIVGGGAAGDVALFLLKVAALETVRRVSKVKCPCIWRGIQALQVVCYPPFKFINRWAPFKGLIRGMQMLSRPLLLLSVAEAFSEQSVCSDDSDGNSDSHEHSEINSEPSLVNSQLDARVSDEVSPSLTSENWLIQLRNELESQGISLTERINEDMLHRFYSASNGDISSLVASIKKTIRWRETYRILSEEELEEWSDVVFWHGVDMQHRPCLIVRLGLGCCVLPSRDRPRFAQAIISQVEHGALHLVDAANTRITVLVDCEGLTPFRIPMQVLRSCSSILQDHFPNHLGCLLVIRLPPVLRVITQTFIQILKPTTRKKVKIEGEMFRKVLSECLQTLPSYLGGNCTCMRCLKISNHDALPPLAKETNVMQPYSDVSDDEDLPSSYPSHQTDINMNGNCDQVLRVAVIGILMLWVFIALIAGLSDPDSRPF